One Chiloscyllium plagiosum isolate BGI_BamShark_2017 chromosome 12, ASM401019v2, whole genome shotgun sequence DNA window includes the following coding sequences:
- the LOC122555214 gene encoding cystatin-A1-like, whose translation MSRQLCGGTSSEKTVTPEVQQIAYSMKSEIEEKANRTYDVFVVKSFKTQIVAGINYFMKIHVGGDDYIHVKIYEDLPCRNSKKEVSDIKTNKLHTDDLVYF comes from the exons ATGAGTCGGCAATTGTGTGGAGGCACTAGCTCTGAGAAAACTGTTACGCCAGAGGTGCAGCAGATCGCTTATTCG ATGAAATCTGAGATCGAAGAAAAGGCAAACAGAACATATGATGTGTTTGTTGTAAAATCTTTTAAGACTCAAATTGTAGCTGGGATCAATTATTTCATGAAA ATCCACGTTGGTGGTGATGACTACATACATGTAAAAATATACGAAGATCTTCCTTGCAGGAATAGCAAAAAGGAAGTATCTGATATAAAGACCAACAAATTACACACTGATGATTTAGTGTACTTTTAA